One segment of Deltaproteobacteria bacterium DNA contains the following:
- a CDS encoding class I SAM-dependent methyltransferase, with amino-acid sequence MSERRQHWEQIYASKAPEGVSWYRPHLEQSLGFIDRCALPADARIVDVGGGASTLVDDLLARGHRNLAVIDLAAPALEAARARLGEDGAAIDWIVGDVTTPLLEPESVDLWHDRAVFHFLVEEEARAAYLSQVLRALKPGGLCLVATFAPDGPEQCSGLPVVRYDADGLHAVFGGSFEKLGSATEQHETPWGSAQSFTYCFCRRV; translated from the coding sequence GTGAGCGAGCGGCGGCAGCACTGGGAGCAGATCTACGCCTCGAAGGCCCCGGAGGGGGTCTCCTGGTACCGGCCACACCTGGAGCAGTCGCTGGGCTTCATCGATCGCTGCGCGCTCCCCGCCGACGCGCGGATCGTCGACGTGGGTGGGGGAGCCTCCACCCTGGTCGACGATCTGCTCGCCCGGGGCCACCGAAACCTGGCCGTGATCGATCTGGCCGCCCCGGCCCTGGAGGCCGCGCGCGCCCGCCTCGGCGAGGACGGCGCGGCGATCGACTGGATCGTCGGGGACGTGACCACGCCCCTGCTCGAGCCGGAGAGCGTCGACCTCTGGCACGACCGGGCCGTCTTCCACTTCCTGGTCGAGGAGGAGGCCCGGGCCGCCTACCTCTCGCAGGTCCTGCGGGCGCTGAAGCCCGGCGGCCTCTGCCTGGTCGCCACCTTCGCCCCCGACGGCCCCGAGCAGTGCAGCGGCCTGCCCGTCGTCCGCTACGACGCCGACGGCCTCCACGCGGTCTTCGGCGGTAGCTTCGAGAAGCTCGGCTCGGCCACCGAGCAGCACGAGACCCCCTGGGGCTCCGCCCAGAGCTTCACCTACTGTTTCTGTCGCCGGGTCTAG
- a CDS encoding SUMF1/EgtB/PvdO family nonheme iron enzyme, whose amino-acid sequence MNRPSLVAALLALLLSSPALAAAPEDAISIPAGPAIVGRDGGPAEEAPAHPVRLRAYRIGRHEVSNADFLSHLREHGGFGTLEGQPYLGSLELALEGLAQLEREQGGPLSKVEASLEPQVRARWQATIAAVRAATGEDARAGIAGLSLEPHRERLRREAELPVRWLTWRDARVYCRAAGGDLPTEAQWERAARGKGGRAYPFEGAWEAGRCPIGLEAPAPVDAHSDCATPEGARGMAGNVWEWTLDWYDAGYFARSPAADPTGPEGLPEGRLPPPDPEAMLLRTPGQGRETDTRKVLKGGGYASPSDHRARFDARSTRRSPLAPGEAHPDVGLRCVWP is encoded by the coding sequence TTGAACCGCCCCTCCCTCGTCGCGGCGCTGCTGGCGCTCTTGCTCTCGAGCCCGGCGCTCGCCGCCGCTCCCGAGGACGCCATCTCGATCCCGGCGGGCCCGGCGATCGTCGGCCGGGACGGCGGCCCCGCCGAGGAGGCGCCGGCCCACCCGGTGCGACTGCGCGCCTACCGGATCGGCCGGCACGAGGTGAGCAACGCCGACTTCCTCTCCCACCTGCGCGAGCACGGCGGCTTCGGGACCCTGGAGGGCCAGCCCTACCTGGGCAGCCTGGAGCTTGCCCTCGAGGGGCTCGCCCAGCTCGAGCGCGAGCAGGGCGGGCCGCTCTCGAAGGTCGAGGCGAGCCTCGAGCCGCAGGTCCGGGCGCGCTGGCAGGCGACGATCGCCGCGGTGCGGGCCGCCACCGGCGAGGACGCGCGCGCCGGGATCGCGGGCCTGTCGCTGGAGCCGCACCGCGAGCGGCTGCGCCGCGAGGCCGAGCTGCCGGTGCGCTGGCTGACCTGGCGGGACGCCCGGGTCTACTGCCGGGCGGCCGGCGGCGACCTGCCCACCGAGGCGCAGTGGGAGCGGGCGGCCCGGGGCAAGGGTGGGCGAGCCTATCCCTTCGAGGGCGCCTGGGAGGCGGGCCGCTGCCCGATCGGGCTCGAGGCGCCGGCGCCGGTCGACGCCCACTCCGACTGCGCGACCCCGGAGGGCGCCCGGGGGATGGCCGGCAACGTCTGGGAGTGGACCCTCGACTGGTACGACGCCGGCTACTTCGCCCGCTCGCCCGCGGCCGATCCCACCGGACCCGAGGGCCTGCCCGAGGGAAGGCTGCCGCCCCCCGACCCCGAGGCGATGCTGCTGCGCACCCCCGGCCAGGGCCGGGAGACGGACACCCGCAAGGTCCTCAAGGGCGGCGGCTACGCCAGCCCCTCCGATCACCGCGCGCGCTTCGACGCCCGCAGCACGCGCCGATCGCCGCTCGCCCCCGGCGAGGCCCACCCCGACGTCGGTCTCCGCTGCGTCTGGCCCTAG
- a CDS encoding PilZ domain-containing protein, whose amino-acid sequence MTEQRSLPRVPLDAEVTLHDSVSDVVAHGRVTNITMEGISVSSDVPFTPGQELKLRVVAEEDREAGLEEAMVATLQVLRCSEEGPPFEVAGHFLELSLP is encoded by the coding sequence ATGACCGAACAACGCAGCTTGCCGCGGGTCCCGCTCGACGCCGAGGTGACCCTTCACGACTCAGTCTCCGACGTCGTCGCCCACGGGCGGGTGACCAACATCACCATGGAGGGGATCAGCGTCTCCTCCGACGTGCCCTTCACGCCCGGCCAGGAGCTCAAGCTGCGGGTGGTCGCCGAGGAGGACCGGGAGGCCGGCCTCGAGGAGGCCATGGTGGCGACGCTTCAAGTATTGCGCTGCAGCGAGGAGGGTCCCCCCTTCGAGGTGGCCGGGCACTTCCTCGAGCTGAGCCTGCCCTAG
- a CDS encoding SUMF1/EgtB/PvdO family nonheme iron enzyme: MKRLLLIGLLLGLAGCPSGEGGAGSASPDEGAALLPIPGGSFVMGAKAFHEDLPAEGAGKKPLRPQQVLLYRASSGWRQAEETPAHPVRLGAFRLDRDEVSNARYRRFLEALETVGHRHCHPDEPADKDHTPRYWGEFNPFLKDAAYAAAAPFDGRTFLADDAPVVGVDWYDAHAFAAWAGGRLPTEAEWEWACGGGGTTGAQRRWPWGDDWRTGHANIGGKGDPHVYPVAPGHFEQGQSAFGCRNLAGNAAEWVADAFAPYPETPRRDPRVEGAPGAARVIRGGSSRSVPSQVRCSAREQREPTFRNFDLGFRIGRDA, translated from the coding sequence GTGAAGCGCCTCCTCCTCATCGGCCTTTTGCTGGGCCTCGCCGGCTGTCCCTCCGGGGAGGGGGGAGCGGGGTCGGCCTCGCCCGACGAGGGGGCGGCCCTCCTGCCGATCCCCGGCGGGAGCTTCGTCATGGGCGCGAAGGCCTTCCACGAGGATCTGCCCGCCGAGGGCGCCGGGAAGAAGCCCCTGCGTCCCCAGCAGGTGCTGCTCTACCGGGCGTCCTCCGGGTGGCGGCAGGCCGAGGAGACGCCGGCCCACCCCGTGCGCCTCGGCGCCTTCCGCCTCGATCGCGACGAGGTGAGCAACGCACGCTACCGGCGCTTCCTCGAGGCCCTCGAGACGGTCGGCCACCGTCACTGCCACCCCGACGAGCCCGCGGACAAGGACCACACCCCCCGCTACTGGGGCGAGTTCAACCCCTTCCTGAAGGACGCTGCCTACGCGGCCGCCGCGCCCTTCGACGGGAGGACCTTCCTCGCCGACGACGCGCCGGTGGTCGGCGTCGACTGGTACGACGCCCACGCCTTCGCCGCCTGGGCCGGCGGGCGCCTGCCCACCGAGGCCGAGTGGGAGTGGGCCTGCGGCGGCGGCGGCACCACGGGCGCGCAGCGGCGCTGGCCCTGGGGGGACGACTGGCGCACGGGCCACGCGAACATCGGCGGCAAGGGGGATCCCCACGTCTACCCCGTGGCCCCCGGGCACTTCGAGCAGGGCCAGAGCGCCTTCGGCTGCCGCAACCTCGCCGGCAACGCCGCCGAGTGGGTGGCGGACGCCTTCGCCCCCTACCCCGAGACGCCCCGGCGCGACCCGCGGGTCGAGGGGGCGCCGGGCGCCGCGCGGGTGATCCGCGGGGGCAGCAGCCGCAGCGTCCCCTCCCAGGTGCGCTGCAGCGCGCGCGAGCAGCGCGAGCCCACCTTCCGCAACTTCGACCTGGGCTTCCGCATCGGGAGGGACGCTTGA
- a CDS encoding c-type cytochrome, producing MSYPFWDIPFGYGPLMGGLAIFHVFISHFAVGGGLYLVVVETIARKKNDTETLDFLEGLSKFFVLTTLVMGALTGVGIWFIIGLLNPAATEALIRHYVWAWAIEWTMFVVEIAAAILYFYGWKKMDPKAHLKLGWLYFGAAWGSLLVINGIITFMLTPGTWLETGSFWDGYFNPTFWPSLVFRTGIAITMAGLWSVMVLSRRKADDFKARAVRHTTAWGLLGLAITVPSFYWYWLAIPEAMRTTLVEQMPTPMMAFKMTYVLAAVLAGIFLVFGIALSRRFVFPIAAVAMVVGILSFGSFEWFRESARKPYVIGGYMYGNGIEVAKVETFQKEGMLTHIPYRTEDAGADLFRHACRHCHTLDGYKPLEPALGGMDTDFIAGVIKGTQVIKGNMPPFAGSEGEVQLLADYLARATDQRPLAEITGLSGKALGAEVYARRCGICHELGGFRDISESLVDSDAEELGALLDSAGEYAEEMPAFTGDDTERAALIEFLEALEPAAQEDAS from the coding sequence TTGAGCTACCCCTTCTGGGACATCCCCTTCGGCTACGGCCCCCTCATGGGTGGGCTAGCCATCTTCCACGTCTTCATCTCTCACTTCGCGGTGGGCGGCGGCCTCTACCTGGTGGTGGTCGAGACCATCGCCCGCAAGAAGAACGACACCGAGACCCTCGACTTCCTCGAGGGCCTCTCGAAGTTCTTCGTGCTGACCACCCTGGTGATGGGGGCGCTGACCGGCGTCGGCATCTGGTTCATCATCGGCCTGCTGAACCCGGCGGCCACCGAGGCCCTGATCCGCCACTACGTCTGGGCCTGGGCGATCGAGTGGACCATGTTCGTGGTCGAGATCGCCGCGGCGATCCTCTACTTCTACGGCTGGAAGAAGATGGACCCGAAGGCCCACCTCAAGCTGGGCTGGCTCTACTTCGGCGCGGCCTGGGGCTCGCTCCTGGTGATCAACGGGATCATCACCTTCATGCTCACCCCCGGCACCTGGCTGGAGACGGGCAGCTTCTGGGACGGCTACTTCAACCCGACCTTCTGGCCCTCGCTGGTCTTCCGCACCGGCATCGCCATCACCATGGCGGGCCTCTGGAGCGTGATGGTCCTCTCTCGCCGGAAGGCCGACGACTTCAAGGCCCGGGCGGTGCGCCACACCACGGCCTGGGGCCTGCTGGGCCTCGCGATCACGGTGCCCTCCTTCTACTGGTACTGGCTGGCCATCCCCGAGGCGATGCGCACGACCCTCGTCGAGCAGATGCCCACCCCGATGATGGCCTTCAAGATGACCTACGTGCTGGCCGCCGTGCTGGCGGGCATCTTCCTGGTCTTCGGCATCGCCCTCTCCCGCCGCTTCGTCTTCCCCATCGCCGCGGTGGCGATGGTCGTGGGCATCCTCTCCTTCGGCTCCTTCGAGTGGTTCCGGGAGTCGGCCCGCAAGCCCTACGTCATCGGCGGCTACATGTACGGCAACGGGATCGAGGTGGCGAAGGTCGAGACCTTCCAGAAGGAGGGGATGCTGACCCACATCCCCTACCGCACCGAGGACGCCGGCGCCGACCTCTTCCGGCACGCCTGCCGGCACTGCCACACCCTCGACGGCTACAAGCCCCTCGAGCCCGCCCTCGGAGGCATGGACACCGACTTCATCGCGGGCGTGATCAAGGGCACCCAGGTCATCAAGGGGAACATGCCCCCCTTCGCCGGGAGCGAGGGGGAGGTCCAGCTCCTGGCCGACTACCTGGCGCGGGCCACCGACCAGCGGCCCCTGGCCGAGATCACGGGACTCTCGGGCAAGGCGCTGGGCGCCGAGGTCTACGCCCGGCGCTGCGGGATCTGCCACGAGCTCGGGGGCTTCCGGGACATCAGCGAGTCGCTGGTCGACTCGGACGCCGAGGAGCTCGGCGCGCTCCTCGACTCGGCCGGTGAGTACGCCGAGGAGATGCCCGCCTTCACCGGAGACGACACCGAGCGCGCGGCGCTGATCGAGTTCCTCGAGGCGCTCGAGCCCGCCGCCCAGGAGGACGCATCGTGA